In Candidatus Cloacimonadota bacterium, the genomic window CTCCCCGATTTAATCGGGGATAATTGGGGATTGGGAATGCTTACACATTAATTTTTTTTTTCGGTGTCCTTCGGTGTTCTCGGCTTGCCCCGTAAGGAGGCACGACTGTATCTGGGTGGTTAATTTTATTCATACTCTTTCAACAAACCGGTTCGTTCATTAAATTCATTGATTTCTTCATCCCATTTATTAACCTTTGCAAATTGATTCTTCCAATAATTTTCATCATACCACTGAGCATTCAATTCATCAAGGGTTTTACCTTGTTGTTCAATCCATGTAAAATATTTCAGATTATGCATACGCCTTTTATCATAATAAGTCATTTCTATCATATTATCAATGGTAATTCCCATTAAATCGGCATCAAAACAGATAGCCGCCTTTTCGTGATTGTATTCACCAAACTTTTCTCTTTCTTCAATTAAGCGGGATAGGTACATTTCCATTGAATCGGTAGCAACAGTCAATATAACATCATTTCCATTCATTTCGTAATATTTTGCCATTTTGATTGCACCCATTAAATTTGCGATAGATGAAATTCCTAAAAGGTCAAGTTTGTTCACTAACTTGGCATCAATTTTTTTATCTTCTATTAGAAATTTCTTTCCTGCCTGTTCATTGAACAACCTCATAATGTGCATATTTGGTTCATCATCTATATCGGCAACCATATCCATATTTTTTACATTATGAATCCAGGGAACATGTTTATCGCCTATTCCTTCAATGCGATGACCTCCATATCCATTATAAAGTAAGGTTGGGCATTGAAGAGCTTCTCCGGCACAAACTTTAAATCTCGGATATAGCTTTCTAAGATAATCCGCACATCCTAATGTTCCTGCTGAACCTTGTGTCAAAAACAACGCACTGAATTTATCTCTTTCTCGTTTTTCCTTGTTGAATACTTCTTCCATTGCTGGACCTGTAACAGCATAATGCCAGAGTGCATTTCCAATCTCATTGAATTGGTTCAGGTTCACAATCTCGTCTGGTTTGGCATGACATAATTCTTTTGCTTTATCGTAAATTTCTTTAACATTACTTTCACAACCGGGAGTAGCATAAACTTCTGCTCCGATTTTACGCAACCAGTCAAATCGTTCTTGGGACATCATTTCTGGCAAGATAGCAATTGATTGGCACCCAAGAAGATAAGAATCATAAGCTCCACCACGACAATAATTTCCAGTTGATGGCCAGAGAGCTTTCTGTGTTGTAGGGTCAAATTTACCACTTACAAGTTTTTCTACAAGGGGACCGAAAGTAGCTCCAACTTTATGAGAACCTGTTGGGAAAAATTTCCCAATCAACATAAGAATTCGTGCTTTAACTCCAGTTAATTCTGAAGGCAATTCAATATAGTTAACTCCACCAAAACCACCTCCGAATTTTATCGGTTCATTTTTCCAGGTAATTCGGAAAAGATTTAAAGAATTCAAATCCCATAAACCAATATTTTTTAATTTATTTTTTATTTTTTCTGGAATTAATTCTGGATTACGCATCTGTTTATATGTAGGAATAATTATATGTTTTTTCTTACATCGTTTTATTGTATTTTCAAGTATTTGTTCTTTCGTTTTCATATTTTTTCCTTATTAGTTTCAAAGTTGCAGAGTTGCAGAGTTACAAAGTTACAAAGTTACAGAGTTACAAACTTGCAAAGTAGCAGAGTTGCAAAGTAACAAAGTTAGATGGAAATAAAGTTCATTTCACTTTGTCACTCTATTTAACAATCCTCGTTCCTGTTTTACCTTGGAGAGCATCAACAGCATTTTTAAGAGAAGTAATTATTGCTCTTTCTCCACCACCTTTTATAAATCTGATAGCAGCAGTTACTTTGGGTCCCATACTTCCGGCGAGGAAATGTCCTTCTTCAAGATATTTTTCTGCTTCTGCAACGGTTATCTTCCCCAAAGCTTTTTCGTCTGGTTTGCCAAAATTTATATATGCATTTTCTACATCAGTTAAAATCAAATAGATATCTGCATTAACAGATTGAGCAAGTTCATTTCCTGCTTTATCCTTATCAATAACCGCTTCCAGACCGACTAAAGTTCCGTCGGATTTTTCCATCACTGGAATACCACCGCCACCTGATGCGATAACAATTGCATGTGCATCCACTAACGCCTGTATGCAGTCTGATTCAACAATACCATAAGGTTCAGGTGAAGGAACAACTCGTCTCCAGTTTTTTTCTCCATTTGGCTTGACTTTTTTTACAGCATAGCCTTTTTTTTCTTTTAATTCTAAAGCCTTTTCTTTAGTATAAAAAGGACCAACAGGTTTGGTGGGATCATCAAAATCAGGGTCATCTTCTCTCACCAATACCTGTGTTATTACAGTAACTATTGGAATGTCTTTACCTTTTTGCCTAAAATAGTTTTGCAGTGTATTCTGGAACATATATCCAATTTGACCTTGAGTCATAGCTCCCACGACATCCATCGGTTGTGCCGGAACAAGTTTATTTCCCTCTTCCTGCTGAATAAGAAGGTTACCTGCCTGAGGTCCATTTCCGTGTGTAATGATTAATTTATATCCCATTGCATTTATTTTTACAAGTTGCTCACAGGTGATTGCAACATTTGCAAATTGCTCTTTGGCAGTTCCTCTTTCATTTGCTTGTTTTATCGCATTTCCGCCAAGTGCAATAACTACTAATTTCCTATTATCATTTTCCATAGATTCTCTCCAGTTTTAAATTTTAACTTTCATTCCAGCAATCGTCATTGCCATAATTGCTTTTTGGATATGTAAACGATTTTCAGCAATATCAATTATGATAGACCTATGTCCACTTGCAACCTCATCAGTAACTTCTTTTCCCCTATCAACAGGCATTGGATGAATAAACAAACCATTATTGGTCCCTTTCATCCGCTCTTCTGTGCATATCCAGTTTGTCATTTTACTTGCTCTGTCTATTTCTGCTTGTTTACCTATTTCATAAAAATCAGGTCCGAACCAGTTACGAGAATAAACAAATTCCACATCATTTGAATAAGCTTCATCAGGACTGTTGCAAATATCAAATGTCTTCCCATTAGCTTTGCAATTTGCTTTTACTTTTGCTATCTTTTCTTCGGGAAGGTCATAACCTTTTGGAAAAGCTAATCGGACATTCATTCCCAAGCGAGAAGTAATTAAAAGATTTTCATGAACTGAACAATACGAACGAGCCAAGGCACTATGAGCCCAGGTCATAAGAATTGTCTTTCCGTTAAGGTTTCCTTTGTGCTCCCTCATTCCCATCACATCTGCAAGACCCTGGCAGGGATGATACTTATCATCAGCCATATTAATGACAGGAGCGTTCATATATTTTGCATATTCTCTGAGAAGAGCATCACCCTCACCATAATTTTCTACAGAGGTCTCCAGAATTCTAATTCCCATTCCACAACAGTATCTATCAAGTACCTTTGCAACATCTTCTATGGTCTCACCTGCTTGAACTTCAATGCCACCTTTAGTTTTTCTCAATCTCATTGCTGCTGGTTCCAAAAATTGTGCATGACCACCTAGCTCTGTTGCAGCAGCTTCAAAAGAGATGCGGGTTCTTAAAGATGGATTGTAGAAAAACATCAGAAAAGTTTTATCTTTTAGGAGCTCATTATATTTTTTCCCGAACCTATCTGATTTCATTTTCTTCGCTAATTTCAAAATTGCTTCAATTTCTGATATGGAAAGTTCCTGGGTGCATATTATATCTCTTCCTGTTAGATCAATTAACATAATTTTCTCCATAAATTGAAATTGCATGCGTTCCCAATCCCCAATTCAATTGGGGAGGGCTTGGGAACGAGAGGTAATTTCATTTTACATTTATTATTTTTTCCCGATTTATCCATTCTCCGTAGTCCCGATTCAATCAGGACGAAGGATGAATCGGGATCCCGCTAGAGGCGGGAAATTTTTCTATAATCTACCACCCATAAGAAGTGCCATTATAGCTTTTTGTGCATGCAGGCGGTTTTCAGCTTCATCATACACAACACTTTGAGGACCATCTATAACTGCATCTGTAACCTCCATATCGCGGTCCGCTGGTAAGCAGTGCATATAAATACCATTTTTATCAATTAATTTCATTCTTTTCTCATCACAAATCCAGTCTTTATTTTTTTCGAAAAGAGATTTCATGCCATCCAGATTTTCGTGTTTTACAATTTTACCATTTTCATTTACTTTAGCAAAATAATCAAATGCACCCCATGATTTAGGATAAACCACTTGTGCTCCTTTGAAAGCATCCTCCATATTGTCAGTCTCTTCAAATGTGCTATTGTTCATTTCAGCATATTCTTTACATTTTTTTATAACTTTAGAGTCGAGTTCGAATCCTTTTGGACGCGCTAAGACAACATTCATTCCCAAAAGCGAAGGAGCGAGAGCAAGGCTTTGCGGAACTGCAAAAGGTTTTGCAGTTGAGCCTGAATAAGCCCAGCTTATCACAAATTTCAGTCCTTTGAACTGACCGAATTTTTCCTTTATTGTAAGCATATCTGCAAGAGCCTGGCATGGGTGATAAACATCATCTTCCATATTTATAATAGGGATATCTGCATAATATGCAAATTCTTTTAAAGCTTCATGAGCAAAACCATAAATCCAATTTGAGGCTTTTCCATACATTCTTATTGCGATAGCGTCACCTGTTCTACTAAGAACCTGTGCGACATCACAAATTCTTTCGGTTTTATATGGAATTTCATATCCTTTTCGTGCAGGTGTATAAGTTTTTGCCGGTTCAAGGTCTATATGATAACCGCCAAGCTGTTGAATTCCAGCAGCAAAAGTGCTTCGTGTTCTTAGAGAACTGTTAAAAAACATTGTATAAAGTGTCTTACCTTTTAAAATATGTGATGTATCTTCATTCAAAGTAAAACGAGTTTTAAGTTCTTCTGCAAGATGAAGTAAAGTTTCCCATTCTTCCTTTGTATAGTCCATTTCAGGACTTAGCCAGTCCCTTCCATAGAATTTATTTGAACGCACTTTTTCCTCCAATAAGTTTTCGTTTTTTGTGTACTTATTTAGTATAATTGTAGTATATTACAAAAATATTGTTTGTCAGAAGATACAGGATAATCGGTGTATTTTGTAGATTGATAACAAAATACTATTTGTAATTTTTAAATCAATCATTATCCATAGTCTCCTTAATTATTTTTTAAATAAATTAATTCCTTAGAATTCTGTCAAACTTTTTTCATTTGTTGCAAAAACCCGACTCGGGTTTAATAGATTAAAGTAAATACTTATAATCTTTATACACTTTCCAGATAATTTTTATGACATCACTTAATTCATCGTTAAAGGCCGGAATCCCAGATATAATTTCTCCTTCATCATTAAATTTTATATCATAAATTTTATTATCTAATCTTATTCTAAACTCCAGCGATTCAGAATTTTTCAAAATAAATCCATTATTTTTACTGTTAATAAAATCTTCTTCATTCCAAAAAAGAGTTAGTTTATCTTTATAAGGTTTACCATTTTCATAAGGGCAAAAAGTCGCACAATTTCCACACTCATTACACATTCCGTCAATATGGATGATTTGATATATATTATTAAAATTACTACTTTTAGTTTTTATTGCAACATTTGCACGATTCGGACAGACTTCTACACATCTATTACAAATAAGATTGCATTCAAGACATCTTTGAGATTCTTTTTCAATTTGATTGTCAGTTTCTAAGCCGTTTTCACTTTTTTGTAAATATCCTTTTTTAATATTAATATCATTAATTCTCTTATCAACACCTGCAATATTAATGGATTTCTCATCTTTTGGGGGAGATATTCCTTCCTTTATTAAAATAGAATTAGCAATCTTTGTTCCATCAGCAATCGCTTCAATAACAGTTGAAGGACCTCTCAATGCATCCCCTCCAATATATACATTTTCAAGATTCGTTTCCAATGTATCCTCATTAACAAGGATTCTATTTTTATTGAATTCAATTCCATTTTCTAATAAAAATTTTGTATCAACTACTTCTCCGATTGCAGAAATAGCAGTATCTATTTTAAACTCCTCAAATTCGTTTTCAATAGGAATAGGCTTCTTCCTACCTGTATTATCTTTTTCTCCAAGTTTCATTTTTTGGCATTTAAGTATTTTATTTGAAAAGGATACAGGATTAAGAAGTTCTTTGAATATAACTTCTTCAGCAATTGCGTTATTAAATTCTTCAATATTTGCTGGCATAAATTCCTTTGTTCTTCTATAAAGTATAAATACTTTTTTAACGCTTTTAACTCTCGTAGCGGCTCTTGCACCGTCCATTGCAGAATTTCCTCCACCAATAACTGCTACATTTTCGCCAAGCTTGATTTTTGCCTTATCAATGTTGAATTGTTCTAAAAATTCAATAACAGAAATAATATTTTTTTTATTACCATTAATTCTTAACTTTTCTGTTTTGCCAGAGCCAATTGCTAAACAGATATACTTACCTTTCTCTTTTAAATCCTTTATAGATAATACTTTTTTTACTCCATGTTGAAATTTTACTCCCATCATTTTGATAATTTCAATATCATTTTCAATCGCTTTCCTGGGAAGTCTAAAATCTGGTATAACATACTGAACTGTTCCGCCGGGATTTTTTCTTTTATCAAAAATTGTAACATCAAATCCATATTTTGATAGAAAATATCCTGCAGATAGTCCTGTAGGTCCTGCTCCAATTATGGCAACTTTTGATTCTATTTTCTGCTTGGAAGGAGTGATCTTCCCAATAATTTTTTCAAATCCCTTTTCCGCTGCAATGCGTCTAAGATCGCGAATTAGAAGAGAATCTTCATAATAGTTACGGGTGCAATTCAACTGGCATTTATGGTCACAGATATAGCCAGTAATAAACGGCAAGGGATTTTTCTGGAGAATTAATTTCAATGCTTGTTCATACTGCTTGTCGTTAATCAATTTTATATATTCAGGAATATCCTGATGAATAGGACAATTTTCAACACACGGTGTTAGGGCACAATCAAATAAAGGTAATTGTTTATTTATTTTATGATTATCAGTAATCTTCTTATTTTTGAAATAATCCTTATTCTGTATAGCTGAGTCTGCAATTAATTTTAGCTTTTCATTATCTATTTTATTGGCATTATAGTTTAATAAACTTTGCTCAAGATCTTCTGCCAATTGTTTTAGCCTGAGGTAGCCGCCTGGTTTAAGTAAATTTGTTGCTAAAGTAATAGGGTAAATACCAGTTGCAAAAATATTTTTTATATTGAAATGTGAAGCTCCACCTGCATAAGAAATTTTTATATCGCCTTCAAATTCTTCTGAAATTTTCTTTGCTAAGTTAATTGTTAATGGGAAAAGTGTTCTCCCACTCATGTACATTTCATCTGTAGGAAGTTTTTGCGGAGAATTTATTACAGGAAGAGTGTTAGATAATTTTATTCCAAACTCTCTATTATGTTTAATTGCAAAAGTTTTCAATTCTTTCAACATTTGAATTGCATCATTATACTGAAGGTCATTTGTGAATGATTCTTTTTTTAATTGAATGTAGGAATAGCCCATTTCATTAAATAAATTTCTCACATAATTATAACCTAAAAGTGTTGGATTCAATTTAACAAATGTATGCAGGTTTTTCTCTTCTATAAGATATTTGCAGATTGCTTCCTGTTCTTCTGGAGGGCAGCCATGCATTGTGGATAAAGTTATTGAATTGGAAATATTTGTAGATATATTATCAATATAATTATCAATATTATCAGGGACTTGCGGGTAATTTATTATCTTAAGTTCTTTTTTTAAAGTATGTTTGCATTTATTAAAATATTCATTTTTGTAAGCATCTTTCAAGCCTTCAATGAAACTATCTATTTTTGGACTTTTTATCCCAGATAGGTCATAACCAACACTCATATTGAAAACAAACGCTTTCTCCTTATTTTTTGATAAAGAGAATATTTTCTTGATAATATGTATAAGAAACCATGCTTTTACATATTCTTGGTAAGCCTGACTAACAGTTAATTCAGTTGACCACTCAGTATTATAACCTTCGTCTTCTGCTTCTATACAGGGTTTTTCAATATCTAAATCATCTTTAATCTGAACAGTTTTTAACTCAAAAAATCTTGCTCCGGAGAGATAAGAAGCAATGATATTTTGTGATAACTGAGTGTGTGGTCCAGCAGCTGGTCCAATCGGAATCTCACAATTCTCTCCAAATATTTTTATATGACTTTTACTATTCTTACTGAAAAATTTTACCTCAGGTATTCCAAATATTGATTTATGTTGTTTGTATTCTTCAAATATCCATTGAATTAATTTTTTAAAGGGGATTGGTCGCATTATTTTACCGCATATTATGCCGAGAAGTTATTTTTTTTATTTCAAATTTAACTCACTCTTGCATACTCAACTTGTGAACCAATTTTAGAAAGGACTATTTGCCATAACTGATTTTTGTGTGCTCTGAAGGAACCCGCAGAACTCAATAAATAATAATTCCACATTCTACGGAACCGTTCATCATAATTGTGCTTAATTTTCACCCAATTTTTCTGAAAGTTCTTATGCCAGACCATTAATGTTTTATCATAATATGTTCCAAAATTGTGCCAATCTTCAAGTTTGAATATTCCCTCGTATGCCTTGGTAATTTGTTTTGCTGAAGGGAGCATAGAATTTGGGAATATATATTTACTAGTCCAAGCTTCCCCTGACCTTACAGATTTATTGCTTGCAATAGTTTGTAATAAAAATAAACCATCATTTTTCAAGCAACGGTCAACAATTTTCATAAATTTTCTGTAATTTTTATAACCCACATG contains:
- a CDS encoding pyridoxal-phosphate dependent enzyme → MKTKEQILENTIKRCKKKHIIIPTYKQMRNPELIPEKIKNKLKNIGLWDLNSLNLFRITWKNEPIKFGGGFGGVNYIELPSELTGVKARILMLIGKFFPTGSHKVGATFGPLVEKLVSGKFDPTTQKALWPSTGNYCRGGAYDSYLLGCQSIAILPEMMSQERFDWLRKIGAEVYATPGCESNVKEIYDKAKELCHAKPDEIVNLNQFNEIGNALWHYAVTGPAMEEVFNKEKRERDKFSALFLTQGSAGTLGCADYLRKLYPRFKVCAGEALQCPTLLYNGYGGHRIEGIGDKHVPWIHNVKNMDMVADIDDEPNMHIMRLFNEQAGKKFLIEDKKIDAKLVNKLDLLGISSIANLMGAIKMAKYYEMNGNDVILTVATDSMEMYLSRLIEEREKFGEYNHEKAAICFDADLMGITIDNMIEMTYYDKRRMHNLKYFTWIEQQGKTLDELNAQWYDENYWKNQFAKVNKWDEEINEFNERTGLLKEYE
- the arcC gene encoding carbamate kinase; the protein is MENDNRKLVVIALGGNAIKQANERGTAKEQFANVAITCEQLVKINAMGYKLIITHGNGPQAGNLLIQQEEGNKLVPAQPMDVVGAMTQGQIGYMFQNTLQNYFRQKGKDIPIVTVITQVLVREDDPDFDDPTKPVGPFYTKEKALELKEKKGYAVKKVKPNGEKNWRRVVPSPEPYGIVESDCIQALVDAHAIVIASGGGGIPVMEKSDGTLVGLEAVIDKDKAGNELAQSVNADIYLILTDVENAYINFGKPDEKALGKITVAEAEKYLEEGHFLAGSMGPKVTAAIRFIKGGGERAIITSLKNAVDALQGKTGTRIVK
- a CDS encoding ornithine carbamoyltransferase — protein: MLIDLTGRDIICTQELSISEIEAILKLAKKMKSDRFGKKYNELLKDKTFLMFFYNPSLRTRISFEAAATELGGHAQFLEPAAMRLRKTKGGIEVQAGETIEDVAKVLDRYCCGMGIRILETSVENYGEGDALLREYAKYMNAPVINMADDKYHPCQGLADVMGMREHKGNLNGKTILMTWAHSALARSYCSVHENLLITSRLGMNVRLAFPKGYDLPEEKIAKVKANCKANGKTFDICNSPDEAYSNDVEFVYSRNWFGPDFYEIGKQAEIDRASKMTNWICTEERMKGTNNGLFIHPMPVDRGKEVTDEVASGHRSIIIDIAENRLHIQKAIMAMTIAGMKVKI
- a CDS encoding ornithine carbamoyltransferase; amino-acid sequence: MRSNKFYGRDWLSPEMDYTKEEWETLLHLAEELKTRFTLNEDTSHILKGKTLYTMFFNSSLRTRSTFAAGIQQLGGYHIDLEPAKTYTPARKGYEIPYKTERICDVAQVLSRTGDAIAIRMYGKASNWIYGFAHEALKEFAYYADIPIINMEDDVYHPCQALADMLTIKEKFGQFKGLKFVISWAYSGSTAKPFAVPQSLALAPSLLGMNVVLARPKGFELDSKVIKKCKEYAEMNNSTFEETDNMEDAFKGAQVVYPKSWGAFDYFAKVNENGKIVKHENLDGMKSLFEKNKDWICDEKRMKLIDKNGIYMHCLPADRDMEVTDAVIDGPQSVVYDEAENRLHAQKAIMALLMGGRL
- the ygfK gene encoding putative selenate reductase subunit YgfK, encoding MRPIPFKKLIQWIFEEYKQHKSIFGIPEVKFFSKNSKSHIKIFGENCEIPIGPAAGPHTQLSQNIIASYLSGARFFELKTVQIKDDLDIEKPCIEAEDEGYNTEWSTELTVSQAYQEYVKAWFLIHIIKKIFSLSKNKEKAFVFNMSVGYDLSGIKSPKIDSFIEGLKDAYKNEYFNKCKHTLKKELKIINYPQVPDNIDNYIDNISTNISNSITLSTMHGCPPEEQEAICKYLIEEKNLHTFVKLNPTLLGYNYVRNLFNEMGYSYIQLKKESFTNDLQYNDAIQMLKELKTFAIKHNREFGIKLSNTLPVINSPQKLPTDEMYMSGRTLFPLTINLAKKISEEFEGDIKISYAGGASHFNIKNIFATGIYPITLATNLLKPGGYLRLKQLAEDLEQSLLNYNANKIDNEKLKLIADSAIQNKDYFKNKKITDNHKINKQLPLFDCALTPCVENCPIHQDIPEYIKLINDKQYEQALKLILQKNPLPFITGYICDHKCQLNCTRNYYEDSLLIRDLRRIAAEKGFEKIIGKITPSKQKIESKVAIIGAGPTGLSAGYFLSKYGFDVTIFDKRKNPGGTVQYVIPDFRLPRKAIENDIEIIKMMGVKFQHGVKKVLSIKDLKEKGKYICLAIGSGKTEKLRINGNKKNIISVIEFLEQFNIDKAKIKLGENVAVIGGGNSAMDGARAATRVKSVKKVFILYRRTKEFMPANIEEFNNAIAEEVIFKELLNPVSFSNKILKCQKMKLGEKDNTGRKKPIPIENEFEEFKIDTAISAIGEVVDTKFLLENGIEFNKNRILVNEDTLETNLENVYIGGDALRGPSTVIEAIADGTKIANSILIKEGISPPKDEKSINIAGVDKRINDINIKKGYLQKSENGLETDNQIEKESQRCLECNLICNRCVEVCPNRANVAIKTKSSNFNNIYQIIHIDGMCNECGNCATFCPYENGKPYKDKLTLFWNEEDFINSKNNGFILKNSESLEFRIRLDNKIYDIKFNDEGEIISGIPAFNDELSDVIKIIWKVYKDYKYLL